A portion of the Streptomyces sp. NBC_01335 genome contains these proteins:
- a CDS encoding FAD-dependent oxidoreductase, which yields MNDSGAVREADVVVIGAGQAGLAAAYHLARAGGEPDRDFVVLDHAPRPGGAWQFRWPSLTYGKVHGMHSLPGMELTGADPDRPSSEVIGAYFDAYERDFGLRVHRPVDVRAVREAAGGGSGGRLLVETSEGTYATRALINATGTWDRPFWPRYPGQETFLGRQLHTAGYPGPDEFAGLRVVVVGGGASGTQHLMEIADVAAATYWVTRREPVFREGPFGAEQGRAAVALVEERVRQGLAPRSVVSVTGLPLNEAVREARARGILDRLPMFDRITPTGVTWNDGRIAPIDADVILWATGFRPAVDHLAPLRLREPGGGIRVEDTRAVRDGRVHLVGYGPSASTIGANRAGRSAVRSVMRLLAETSAASVAARVPAPSPA from the coding sequence GTGAACGATTCTGGGGCGGTGCGGGAAGCGGACGTGGTGGTGATCGGCGCGGGGCAGGCCGGGCTGGCCGCCGCGTACCACCTGGCGCGGGCCGGTGGCGAGCCGGACCGCGACTTCGTGGTTCTCGACCACGCACCGCGTCCGGGTGGCGCCTGGCAGTTCCGCTGGCCCTCGCTGACGTACGGCAAGGTACACGGGATGCACTCGCTGCCGGGCATGGAGCTGACCGGCGCCGACCCGGATCGGCCCTCCTCCGAGGTGATCGGCGCGTACTTCGACGCGTACGAGCGCGACTTCGGGCTCCGGGTGCACCGGCCGGTGGATGTCAGGGCGGTCAGGGAAGCGGCCGGAGGGGGGAGCGGAGGGCGGCTGCTGGTCGAGACGTCCGAGGGGACGTACGCGACGCGGGCGCTGATCAACGCGACCGGCACGTGGGACCGGCCGTTCTGGCCCCGTTATCCGGGGCAGGAGACGTTCCTCGGGCGGCAGCTCCACACGGCCGGCTACCCGGGACCGGACGAGTTCGCCGGGCTGCGGGTGGTGGTGGTCGGCGGTGGCGCCTCCGGTACGCAGCATCTGATGGAGATCGCCGACGTCGCGGCGGCCACGTACTGGGTGACCCGGCGCGAACCCGTCTTCCGCGAGGGCCCGTTCGGGGCCGAACAGGGGCGCGCCGCCGTCGCGTTGGTGGAGGAGCGGGTACGCCAAGGGCTGGCGCCCCGGAGTGTGGTGAGCGTGACCGGTCTGCCCCTCAACGAGGCCGTCCGCGAGGCGCGGGCGCGCGGGATACTCGACCGGCTGCCGATGTTCGACCGCATCACCCCGACGGGGGTGACCTGGAACGACGGACGGATCGCCCCGATCGACGCCGACGTGATCCTCTGGGCGACCGGATTCCGGCCCGCCGTCGACCACTTGGCTCCGTTGAGGCTGCGGGAGCCCGGCGGCGGTATTCGGGTGGAGGACACGCGGGCGGTGCGGGACGGGCGCGTCCATCTGGTCGGCTACGGCCCTTCCGCCAGCACCATCGGCGCCAACCGCGCCGGGCGTAGCGCGGTGCGCTCGGTCATGCGGCTGCTGGCGGAGACCTCCGCCGCGTCGGTGGCCGCCCGTGTGCCGGCACCATCCCCGGCCTGA
- the mltG gene encoding endolytic transglycosylase MltG codes for MVNEPDALHYRRRLRPTRRGKVLLLLGGALVAAATVAAPLLVPRGAPEAGAEETASLVIPEGWRAKQIYAAVDQALGVPPGTTEKAVPGAHLPLPEAAHGNPEGYLFPATYPVRPGTTPRSLLRYMVDTASQRFGGDRITDGALHHHISVYQTVTLASVIQAEADTASDMGKVGRVVYNRLHQDMPLQMDSTLNYALRRSTLDTTTEDTRIDSPYNTYRRKGLPPTPIGNPGEQAMRAAIGPTAGSWLYFVTVGPGDTRFSEDYEAHRHNVAEFNRNRKNAAVGRF; via the coding sequence ATGGTGAACGAGCCCGATGCCCTCCACTACCGCCGGAGGCTGCGCCCCACGCGGCGGGGCAAGGTACTGCTGCTCCTCGGGGGTGCGCTCGTGGCCGCCGCCACGGTCGCGGCCCCCCTGCTGGTACCGCGGGGCGCACCCGAGGCGGGGGCCGAGGAGACCGCGTCCCTGGTGATCCCCGAGGGATGGCGGGCGAAGCAGATCTACGCGGCCGTCGACCAAGCGCTCGGCGTCCCCCCGGGCACCACCGAGAAGGCCGTGCCCGGGGCGCACCTTCCCCTGCCCGAAGCCGCGCACGGCAATCCGGAGGGGTACCTGTTCCCCGCGACCTACCCCGTCCGCCCCGGCACGACCCCCCGGAGTCTGCTCCGCTACATGGTGGACACGGCGTCCCAGAGGTTCGGCGGCGACCGGATCACCGACGGAGCACTGCACCACCACATCTCCGTCTACCAGACGGTGACGCTCGCCAGCGTCATCCAGGCGGAAGCGGACACCGCCTCCGACATGGGGAAGGTGGGCCGGGTCGTCTACAACCGCCTGCACCAGGACATGCCGCTGCAGATGGATTCGACGCTCAACTACGCTCTCAGGCGCTCCACGCTGGACACCACCACCGAGGACACCCGGATCGACAGCCCCTACAACACCTACCGCCGCAAGGGTCTCCCTCCCACTCCGATCGGCAACCCCGGCGAACAGGCGATGAGGGCCGCCATCGGCCCCACGGCGGGCTCGTGGCTGTACTTCGTGACGGTCGGGCCGGGGGACACCCGCTTCAGCGAGGACTACGAGGCGCACCGCCACAACGTCGCCGAGTTCAACCGGAACCGGAAGAACGCGGCCGTAGGCCGTTTCTGA
- a CDS encoding ABC transporter ATP-binding protein, with the protein MKPDGPTWTPPPKDGTQPPPEVRRILRLFLPYRGRLALVGLLVGASSLVSVASPFLLREILDTAIPQGRTGLLTLLALGMIATAVMNSVFGVLQTLISTTVGQRVMHDLRTGVYTQLQRMPLAFFTRTRSGEVQSRIANDIGGMQATVTSTATSLVSNLTAVVATVVAMVALDWRLTLVSLLLLPVFVWISRRVGRERKKITTQRQRQMAAMAATVTESLSVSGILLGRTMGRSDSLVKGFAEESEQLVDLEVRANMAGRWRMSTIGIVMAAMPAVIYWAAGLTLNSGSTAVSIGTLVAFVSLQQGLFRPAVSLLATGVQMQTSLALFQRIFEYLDLKVDITEPASPVSLDRIRGEVAFEHVGFGYDEKSGPTLDDIDVKVPAGGSLAVVGPTGSGKSTLSYLVPRLYDVTSGRVTIDGVDVRDLDFDSLARAVGVVSQETYLFHASVAENLRFAKPDATDEEIEAAARAAQIHDHIASLPDGYDTLVGERGHRFSGGEKQRLAIARTILRDPPILVLDEATSALDTRTEHAVQEAIDALSAGRTTLTIAHRLSTIRDADQIVVLEGGRTVERGTHEELLAQDGRYAALIRRDTRLEPAAG; encoded by the coding sequence ATGAAACCCGACGGACCCACCTGGACGCCCCCACCCAAGGACGGCACGCAGCCGCCCCCCGAGGTGCGCCGCATCCTCCGCCTCTTCCTCCCCTACCGCGGCCGTCTCGCGCTGGTCGGGCTGCTGGTCGGCGCCTCCTCCCTGGTGTCGGTCGCCTCCCCCTTCCTGCTCCGCGAGATCCTCGACACCGCCATACCGCAGGGGCGCACCGGCCTGCTCACCCTGCTGGCGCTCGGGATGATCGCCACCGCCGTGATGAACAGCGTCTTCGGGGTCCTCCAGACCCTGATCTCCACCACGGTCGGCCAGCGCGTCATGCACGACCTGCGCACCGGCGTCTACACCCAGCTCCAGCGGATGCCGCTGGCCTTCTTCACCAGGACCCGCAGCGGCGAGGTGCAGTCCCGCATCGCCAACGACATCGGCGGGATGCAGGCGACCGTCACCTCCACCGCCACCTCCCTGGTCTCGAACCTCACCGCCGTCGTCGCCACCGTCGTCGCGATGGTCGCGCTCGACTGGCGGCTCACCCTCGTCTCGCTGCTCCTGCTGCCCGTCTTCGTCTGGATCAGCCGCCGCGTCGGACGGGAGCGGAAGAAGATCACCACGCAGCGGCAGCGGCAGATGGCCGCGATGGCGGCGACCGTCACCGAGTCCCTCTCCGTCAGCGGCATCCTGCTCGGCCGCACGATGGGACGCTCGGACTCGCTGGTCAAGGGCTTCGCCGAGGAGTCGGAACAACTCGTCGACCTCGAAGTCCGCGCCAACATGGCGGGACGCTGGCGGATGTCGACGATCGGCATCGTCATGGCCGCCATGCCCGCCGTCATCTACTGGGCCGCCGGCCTGACCCTGAACTCCGGCAGCACGGCCGTCTCCATCGGCACGCTCGTCGCCTTCGTCTCGCTCCAGCAGGGGCTCTTCCGGCCCGCGGTGAGCCTGCTCGCGACCGGCGTCCAGATGCAGACCTCCCTGGCGCTCTTCCAGCGCATCTTCGAGTACCTGGATCTCAAGGTCGACATCACCGAGCCCGCGAGCCCCGTCAGCCTGGACCGCATCCGCGGAGAGGTCGCCTTCGAGCACGTCGGCTTCGGCTACGACGAGAAGAGCGGACCCACCCTCGACGACATCGACGTGAAGGTGCCCGCGGGCGGCAGCCTGGCGGTGGTCGGCCCCACCGGGTCCGGCAAGTCCACGCTGAGCTACCTCGTACCCCGGCTGTACGACGTCACATCCGGCCGGGTGACGATCGACGGGGTCGACGTCCGGGACCTCGACTTCGACTCCCTCGCGAGGGCGGTCGGCGTGGTCTCGCAGGAGACCTACCTCTTCCACGCCTCGGTCGCCGAGAACCTCCGGTTCGCCAAGCCCGACGCCACCGACGAGGAGATCGAGGCGGCGGCGCGCGCCGCACAGATCCACGACCACATCGCCTCGCTCCCCGACGGGTACGACACCCTCGTCGGCGAGCGCGGCCACCGCTTCTCCGGCGGTGAGAAACAGCGCCTCGCCATCGCCCGTACGATCCTGCGCGACCCCCCGATCCTGGTGCTCGACGAGGCGACCAGCGCCCTCGACACCCGTACGGAACACGCCGTGCAGGAGGCGATCGACGCGCTCTCGGCCGGTCGCACCACGCTCACCATCGCCCACCGCCTCTCCACCATCCGGGACGCGGACCAGATCGTCGTACTGGAGGGCGGCCGCACGGTCGAGCGGGGCACGCACGAGGAGCTCCTCGCGCAGGACGGCCGCTACGCCGCGCTCATCCGCCGGGACACCCGCCTGGAGCCCGCCGCGGGGTGA
- a CDS encoding MarR family winged helix-turn-helix transcriptional regulator, with translation MDSPDSDGHLAEQLLRLTRRLHRIQSRQLEPIGITPAQFRLLRAVAQYDAPPRMADLAQRLDVVPRAVTSLVDGLETGERVRRAPDPANRRVVRIEITDKGRATLGEMRDARRAAAEEILAPLTAEQREVLGGLLAALVDGLPGRHC, from the coding sequence ATGGACTCCCCCGATTCCGACGGCCACCTCGCCGAACAGCTCCTGCGGCTCACCCGCCGGCTCCACCGCATCCAGAGCCGCCAGCTGGAGCCGATCGGCATCACGCCCGCGCAGTTCCGTCTGCTGCGCGCGGTCGCGCAGTACGACGCCCCGCCCCGGATGGCCGATCTCGCGCAGCGGCTGGACGTCGTCCCGCGCGCGGTGACCAGCCTGGTGGACGGCCTGGAGACGGGCGAGCGGGTGCGCAGGGCCCCCGATCCGGCGAACCGGCGCGTGGTGCGCATCGAGATCACCGACAAGGGGCGGGCCACGCTCGGAGAGATGCGCGACGCGCGCCGAGCCGCCGCGGAGGAGATCCTGGCTCCGTTGACCGCCGAACAGCGCGAGGTGCTCGGCGGGCTGCTGGCCGCCCTGGTCGACGGACTGCCGGGGCGCCACTGCTGA